CATCATCGACTgcatctcgggtttgcataactgtctcgaattctcccaactccccctcgtgtttagacgaggctatggaaacacggaaaacgtcctctatatTGCTTAATTATTGTACTATATCGTAACTTGTCGGGATAACCTTCACGGACCGCAAGAACAAacaggaaacaaacaaaacaaaaaattaaagcaaaaatgaataaataaacagataaaattaataataatttaatattaagTCAAATAGCAAAAATTGACTATGATAGTTCGGGAACCCCACGATCATGAAAACTGGCtttattttttatcttaatCGACAAGTATCTTGCTtttaaattaaagcaaaaataaataaataaatagataaaattaataataatttaacatTAAGTCAAATAGCAAAAATTGACTATGATAGTTCGGGAACCCCACGATCATGAAAACTGGCtttattttttatcttaatCGACAAGTATCTTGCTtttaaattaaagcaaaaataaataaataaataaataaataaataaatagataaaatcaataataatttaacaTTAAGTCAAATAGCAAAAATTGACTATGATAGTTCGGGAACCCCACGATCATGAAAACTGGCtttattttttatcttaatCGACAAGTATCTTGCTtttaaattaaagcaaaaataaataaataaataaataaataaatagataaaattaataataatttaacatTAAGTCAAATAGCAAAAATTGACTATGATACTTCGGGAACCCCACGATCATGAAAACTGGCTTTTCTTTTTACCTTTATCGACAAGTATCTTACTTTTAAATTGCTTAATGATAATCAATCATTTTATGTATTCTTTTCAGGgtaagagaagaaaaaaatcaataccGTTGTTGCCTTTACGGAATCGCCTCAGACGACTCAACAACTTAATGACTAAATTTAAGTACTCAAATTGGCTGAGCGATTTGATTCCAATTCTTCACGGCGAAGTGTTTTAAATCCCGTATCCAAAAAATggagtaaaaaaataaataaataagatgaAAACGactaaaattaagaaaaacctATGAAATATCCATGGTTACTGCAATGGTGCCGATCTTTTGGACAGTAGTGTAGTTTGAATAGAGTACTACTAGAGTACTACTAAAGCACTTTCTTTGTCAAATCACGGAAGACGAAGACAATCGTACATGTAAGGGTTTTGCTTtacatttgattggcttagaaTGTGGCGCGAgatctttcaaccaatcactgagcttAAGTTAAGCAAAACGAAGGTAAGGTACTTCTACGATGAAAGGCACCTTTCTTAAGATTACTTGCAAGCCATGCTATCTTCCCCAGACAAATAATTGAAGTGGATCGCATTCCGTTCTTCCAGCCTTCGTATGTTACAAGAGTCCgaacaaaaacacaaataatTGGGTACCGAGCGCCAAAATCTGGGCTGTTTTCCACTCGATAAGTATCAATGAATAACGAAATGTGTAGAGAAAATCCAAAAAGTAAACTGTTGCATGTATTTGAACAAAAATAGAAATTATAAGCTTGTCGTCTGAATTGGCAGATTTTACTTACAAATTAACACAACCTGATATTTTTGTACGCGATTTTCGTTACAAGGATCTTAAGAATTCACAAAGGAATACTCTGATAAGAAATTATAAAAACACGTAAGAGAATTGCAAGGGAAAGAAGTGGGAGTTGTAAAAACGTCcttcacaataaaataaaagaacgtACATAGCGCGAAAGGGTCCTTAgaacgaatgcataaatggcgaccaacaaTGTATTCTTTTGCTTATGTGCTACTTAGACTAAcgagcctcgctctcaagcaacatttctattgtattttgtccatgcacaCGAGGCTATTGGGTCTAATTAGTACATTAAAAGAGAGTATTTGTTTTGGGCGTCATTTATGCGTTCGGTTCCCGTTCTTAGATTAATTTCGTGGTTGATCAACAAATCAGCAGTTGGAGCAAAATATTACGAATAGGTAGTAAACTTTACATAACTTCACTTAACATGGTCAACTTAAAATTGCACTTGATCGGATAAATGAAAGTTCATACCCTCGCGCACAACGTTTAAAGTCATCAACAAATAGAATTAACGGCGTTGAAATAGAGGACTTTCGCGTTTCAATTaaatatttctctttttactttttacaaAAAGAGTTAACTACTCGTGGCACGGGTGCATGGCCCATGCAAACAAACTGTGCTGGTGTCACTTGGCTGACCAATCATCAGCGATCTGATTATTCACGTGCTTATGCCAAATTCAAAAGACGTAAATATAACAGCAAGAAAGCACAAGAGACAAAACTAAATCAGTTGTGAGTGTTTGGCTTCAATCTTTTAATCGTTCGATCGAGGGCATTTACTTGGTTATTAAAATTCTGGAGCATCGCAAATTTACGCCCTAAATGCAAACGATAAACGATTAGCCCGTAACCGCCAATTCTTTGAAGATTTCCTTTCTGTCTGAGAGAAAATTAGCGCTTTCTGGCTGACATCATTTCACAATAATGTAGAAACTGTCTCGAATACCACACACTGTTGCAAAATATGATAAAACCTTTTGGCTCTCCAACGCGTAAAAACAAGTTACAGTGTATGATCAATTTCGTGTCTTTCTGAAGACAAAAACGAGAAGGCCTTGAAATTTCGGTCAAAAATATATAGTCAATGAGAACGGACTGGGTTATGTTTTCAAGAGTTATTGGTCGAGAAGTAAACTTCCTGCGGTGTTGTTGTGGCAGGTGGTAACATGCCCATCTAATAAAACAGTGGTAAAGTTTAGGCAATATTTTTATCCCCTCGCGTCTGATAGATACGGCTTTTTATCGCCTGCTTCTTTTGCAAATTACCCCTTAATCGTATGATAAACCATTCCAGCGTTTGGTTGAGCTGTGAACGACAAAAAAAAGCGAAATAAAGCGGGTTATCGGGCTCAGAAAAGATCGAAACaggtttttacagtttttaattattaacaatttatttctcgaatcatctcGCATCTACACCTCGAAGTTAAGTCGAATCCTAGAAAAACTACTGGAAAGTGCTTCAATCATTCTGCAGCACGAGTGAGACGGTGAATTTTGGTCGGGACCATTTCATTGGCACTTTTTTTGAGCGGGGatgttttgtttaatttgtagtCCAGCTATCTTTAGAGCTTGAATAACTTCCCTTCAAACAATGCTTTGTTTACCATATTGAATAAGGCTGTCGCTACCGACGCCATTCCTCGAAATGATTATGCGCGCGGTAGCTTAAAATAGACTTTTCCGATAGACGATTTACTATTTTGTGTGCCATTTCCTGAACACGACCAAAAAAAGAACACGATTACAAATGCGCTCCGCATCAAATTATAATATCAAGACATGGAAAAATAATCGCTCCTAAATAAACATTTTGAGTAATATTTCTCACGTTTAAAGTGTTCTAGTGTTTGTTCTGAATTCACCTACCCGCACGATAATTGCAGAATTACagcgcttcaaatttataaaagaaaagctCTTTGAGTGCCTTGGAAATTTGGCGTTTTGCATCAAAATCAGACTTAAAGATCATTTTTCAcgatatagatatatatatatattatatattatggtggttttttttttcaaaattgtacaAGACCTACAAATTTGTCTGCAGCAGTGGTAATTTTCATCGAATGTTCTCGATATTTCTAAGAACTAAGTTTGCTTTATGAAATGATCACAGAAAAATGAAGTTTCTTCTCAAAATCGAAATCCGCCTAAAAAAATGCACGTTCCACAGGGTTTTAAGTgcacatttttcaattttatagtTCAAGCTtaagaaaattattttgtcGCTGCAATGAATAAAAGTCGCCAAAGTCTAACAGTTTCTGTTTCCAGTCACACTATATAGATTGTTCGCAGGTATAACTGTGCACGACAAATAACTTCCAATATTAATTCTGGCTGCAGTGACGGAATTGTTTAACATGTTATACGTTCCTTCGGCAAATCTAGATTGTTTCCACATATCCTGCATTCcgataaattcagtttgtttcccAAACTGCCAGTTTGCAAATGCTGCAAGCGGCGAGCTACGAGTGAAAAAATCAACTTGCTTACTccccatatttttttttttaattagccCAGATCCAGCCACTTCATTTCCACCACCTTGTGATCTTTCACTCCGACTTTGACCCGTAATCTTCACTACAAGCTTTAAGACACATTATTCATTGGTGCTACTCTGCACGTTTCCAAATCACTTTGGCCTCGTGCTTTGGGCCTCGGACCTCTTTCTGTCACTAGGTTTGTGTTTGACAGGACTGCTTGCCCCAGATGCACTACAGTACTGATCCGACCAGCTAACGACACTGGCCGCTCTGCTATTTCGCCCTCGTTCATGAGCCGACATACGATCTTCGTTGTCGGAATTAAATAAATCTGCAGACGTTTCTCGTATCGGAGACAGCGCTCTTCGCCCAGCGACAGGCGATTTCGAGCTGCGGCGCGAGCCTCTATAGACGGACGACGTCAACGATTGCGGGTTTCCAGAGCTCATAGCATCCTTATTTTTTCCTATGACTAGATTCGCAACTTTGTAGTTTGCCTGATGGCTCAGACTTGCGGAGTTACTCAAGCGTCTGTCACCACTCGTTCTGCGATCAGGAGGTTGTCGGCCCGAATTCGAAGCCGATTCGGAAGATGAACCACTCTCAGACCTCGAAGGTCTTGAAGTTCTTGGACTTAAGGATTTCAAACCCTGAATATGATTGTCCTTATTCATTGCTAGTCGCTTGTTTGCCATCGCTGTCACTGGCGTTAGTACTTTGACCGTGAGAATAAGTCGTCTTGTCATCTGCATAAGTGCGCTCACATCTTGTATAGTCATTGTCCTCACGTCAACTTTATTCACTTTAACAATCTCATCGCCGACCCGCAACAACTCAAAAACGTCCACATCTGTGCCAAGAACCACACGAGATACAAAAATTCCTTGCTCCCTTTCCCAACCATCGCCCTGGCGAATATAAAATCCTAGCGTCTCTCCTGGCTTTCGACGTAATTCGATCGTGCGCTGCAAAAATGTTCCGTTCTTGGAGCACGCCTCTCGGACTCCGAGCACATGCCGAAACGTTCCCTGAATGATCTTTATTGGAAGTGGCGGACAAGGATCTCCCTGAGTGTCTGTCTGTGTAATATCAGTTGCTTTTCTGATCGCAAAAAATTCATCTTCTTTCTCAGCTAGTCTCATTTTCTCAAAGTCCTCCTGCGAGACGCTGCTGAAGCGTCGAAGTTGTTCAACAATGTCTTCGTCGACCGATTTGTCGGTCGAGGAAAGAGCTTTCCCATTAGCCGCCAACGGCTTCTTCTTCGCATCTTCTGGTCGTACAGCCATATTATTTTTTACTCTGTGTTTCTGCGCGTCCATCGAGCCGCCATCTTGCTTGAATTTCAAATGAAAAGTTTACATGCGATTATTGGATATTGTCACGGAGAGCCAATCGCACTGGACTTTGCAAGACAGGTGTGCATCGTCACACAAAACAATACAACGACCTGGTTGCCAGTCATTTCTCTCTTCGGCCGCAGAAAACAATTAACCGAATCAATATTTTGTCGTCAAAACCAATGGGAAAATCTCCCTTGAAAAGGAACTCGAAACGTGTGACAAAAACAAAGCGACGCTAGGAAAAGCTGCCGAAGCAATTCGGCTAATCCTAGAGTCGTTTAAAGCATATAAAGTTCACTCACTTTAGTCTTTCGCACAACGATCGtggtgaaattttcatttttttattatttccgTTTTATCGGACCCTTGTTTAAGCCCGAAatgatttttctttcctttcgaGAAATTTTCCTATTGATTTTACTTCCAATAACACAAACTCCACCGCGGTAATTTAGTCCAACCCCCTCTATTTCGACCCGACACGATTTTGTATAGAAGAAATTGTCAGGTGCTACtataaaaaaggtaaaaaaaatcctTAGAAA
The genomic region above belongs to Montipora capricornis isolate CH-2021 chromosome 8, ASM3666992v2, whole genome shotgun sequence and contains:
- the LOC138060361 gene encoding rho GTPase-activating protein syd-1-like, which encodes MDAQKHRVKNNMAVRPEDAKKKPLAANGKALSSTDKSVDEDIVEQLRRFSSVSQEDFEKMRLAEKEDEFFAIRKATDITQTDTQGDPCPPLPIKIIQGTFRHVLGVREACSKNGTFLQRTIELRRKPGETLGFYIRQGDGWEREQGIFVSRVVLGTDVDVFELLRVGDEIVKVNKVDVRTMTIQDVSALMQMTRRLILTVKVLTPVTAMANKRLAMNKDNHIQGLKSLSPRTSRPSRSESGSSSESASNSGRQPPDRRTSGDRRLSNSASLSHQANYKVANLVIGKNKDAMSSGNPQSLTSSVYRGSRRSSKSPVAGRRALSPIRETSADLFNSDNEDRMSAHERGRNSRAASVVSWSDQYCSASGASSPVKHKPSDRKRSEAQSTRPK